From Acidovorax sp. FHTAMBA, one genomic window encodes:
- the fabF gene encoding beta-ketoacyl-ACP synthase II — protein MSRRRVVVTGLGCVSPVGNTVAESWANLLAGKSGIDLITKFDASNFACKIAGEVKGLDLESYISAKDARAMDTFIHFGIAAAAQAVQDAGLPTGEALDEELATRIACVIGSGIGGLPLIENTHAELVSRGPRRITPFFVPASIINMVAGHVSMRFGFKGPNLAVVTACTTGLHCIGEGGRMIEYGDADIVVAGGTEATVSPLGIGGFAAMRALSTRNDDPTTASRPWDRDRDGFVLGEGAGVIVLEEYEHAKARGAKIYAELSGFGMSADAGHMTAPNMDGPRRAMLSALRNAGVNVDEVNYLNAHGTSTPLGDVNETNAIKAALGEHAYKTVISSTKSMTGHLLGGAGGIESVFTVLAVHEQKVPPTINLMNPDPECDLDYCANTARDMEVNVAVKNNFGFGGTNGTLVFKRI, from the coding sequence TTGCGTCAGCCCCGTGGGTAACACGGTGGCCGAATCCTGGGCCAATCTCCTTGCCGGGAAATCCGGCATTGACCTCATCACCAAGTTCGATGCGTCGAACTTCGCCTGCAAGATCGCAGGTGAGGTCAAAGGCCTTGACCTGGAGTCGTACATCAGCGCCAAGGATGCGCGCGCGATGGATACCTTCATCCACTTTGGCATTGCCGCGGCTGCGCAAGCGGTGCAAGACGCTGGCCTGCCAACGGGCGAGGCGCTGGATGAGGAACTCGCCACACGCATCGCCTGTGTGATCGGCTCCGGGATCGGCGGCCTGCCGCTGATTGAAAACACCCATGCGGAGCTGGTCAGCCGGGGCCCTCGGCGCATCACGCCGTTTTTTGTGCCTGCATCCATCATCAACATGGTGGCTGGCCATGTCTCCATGCGTTTCGGCTTCAAGGGGCCGAACCTTGCCGTAGTGACCGCCTGTACCACGGGCCTGCACTGCATTGGCGAAGGAGGGCGCATGATCGAATACGGGGACGCCGACATTGTGGTGGCCGGTGGAACGGAGGCGACTGTCTCTCCGCTGGGCATTGGCGGGTTTGCTGCGATGCGTGCCCTGTCCACCCGCAACGACGACCCGACAACGGCCTCCCGCCCCTGGGACAGGGACCGAGACGGATTCGTGCTGGGTGAAGGCGCCGGGGTCATTGTGCTGGAAGAATATGAGCACGCCAAAGCCCGGGGTGCCAAAATTTATGCCGAGCTCAGCGGGTTTGGCATGAGCGCCGACGCCGGACACATGACGGCCCCCAACATGGATGGCCCGCGCCGCGCCATGCTGAGTGCCCTGCGCAATGCGGGTGTCAATGTTGATGAGGTCAACTACCTGAACGCCCACGGCACATCCACCCCGCTGGGTGATGTGAACGAAACCAATGCCATCAAGGCTGCATTGGGCGAACACGCCTACAAGACCGTCATCAGCTCCACAAAATCCATGACGGGCCATTTGCTGGGCGGCGCTGGCGGCATCGAAAGTGTTTTCACTGTCCTGGCCGTGCATGAGCAGAAGGTGCCGCCCACCATCAACCTGATGAACCCTGACCCTGAATGTGATCTTGACTATTGCGCCAACACTGCGCGTGATATGGAAGTGAACGTTGCGGTCAAGAACAATTTTGGTTTTGGCGGCACCAACGGAACCCTGGTCTTCAAGCGCATCTGA
- the rpoE gene encoding RNA polymerase sigma factor RpoE translates to MTVIPPSPSEDSDFQLVERTVAGDQRAYELLVIKYQRRIERLIGRMVRDTDLVQDIAQETFIRAYRALHQFRGDAQFYTWLYRIAVNTAKKALMDMKRNPVISENALRGNEDEDETSRLGHELTSEETPETVLAAREIAQAVNAAMEALPDDLRQAVTLREIEGLSYEEIATAMDCPIGTVRSRIFRAREAISAKVRPLLENQTGKRW, encoded by the coding sequence ATGACTGTAATTCCGCCATCCCCTTCCGAAGACAGCGATTTCCAACTGGTGGAGCGCACGGTAGCGGGCGATCAGCGTGCGTATGAGTTGCTTGTCATCAAGTACCAGCGTCGTATTGAGCGTCTAATCGGGCGCATGGTGCGTGATACCGACCTGGTTCAGGACATCGCCCAAGAGACATTCATCCGGGCCTACCGGGCGTTGCACCAGTTCCGCGGCGACGCACAGTTCTACACCTGGCTGTACCGGATCGCCGTGAACACCGCCAAGAAGGCGTTGATGGACATGAAGCGCAACCCCGTCATTTCGGAAAACGCGCTGCGCGGGAATGAGGATGAAGATGAAACTTCCCGCCTTGGGCACGAACTAACCAGCGAAGAAACCCCTGAAACCGTGCTCGCTGCCCGAGAAATCGCGCAAGCCGTGAATGCGGCCATGGAGGCGCTTCCGGATGACTTGCGGCAGGCAGTTACCTTGCGTGAGATCGAGGGTTTGAGTTACGAAGAGATCGCTACCGCCATGGATTGCCCCATTGGCACGGTGCGATCCCGGATTTTTCGGGCGCGCGAAGCCATATCGGCCAAGGTGCGTCCCCTGCTTGAGAACCAGACGGGTAAACGGTGGTGA
- a CDS encoding sigma-E factor negative regulatory protein, protein MEMDKAVQSNAVANGVMGNPLNGRELLSALADGQLHGEDLTRALAYAEESEGHATWQVYHLVGDVLRSPELARPARPDFMAGLRAQLAQEGGAVRPQAPTQLEVVAPVMENAANASVFRWKMVAGFASLAAVAAIGWTSLSALQDGGALNPSGGAQLARSPESNPGAGAAPVVAVANAEGGSQVMIRDPRLDELLAAHKQFGSTSALQMPAGFLRNATFESPGR, encoded by the coding sequence ATGGAAATGGACAAAGCTGTACAAAGCAATGCGGTAGCCAACGGCGTGATGGGCAACCCCTTAAATGGGCGTGAACTGTTGTCTGCGTTGGCAGACGGTCAGTTGCATGGCGAAGACCTGACAAGGGCTCTGGCTTACGCGGAGGAGTCCGAAGGGCACGCGACGTGGCAGGTGTACCACCTCGTAGGCGACGTGCTGCGCTCCCCCGAGCTGGCGCGACCCGCAAGGCCCGATTTCATGGCGGGTTTGCGGGCTCAGCTTGCCCAAGAGGGTGGTGCGGTTCGGCCGCAGGCCCCCACTCAGCTTGAGGTGGTGGCACCGGTGATGGAGAACGCAGCGAACGCATCCGTATTCCGCTGGAAGATGGTCGCCGGCTTTGCCTCGCTGGCGGCGGTGGCGGCGATTGGCTGGACTTCATTGAGCGCTTTGCAGGACGGCGGGGCCCTGAATCCCTCGGGTGGCGCGCAACTGGCGCGGTCTCCCGAGTCCAATCCAGGGGCTGGTGCCGCACCGGTGGTTGCCGTTGCTAATGCCGAGGGTGGATCCCAGGTGATGATCCGGGATCCCCGCCTTGACGAATTACTCGCGGCCCACAAACAGTTCGGGAGCACGTCCGCGTTGCAGATGCCAGCCGGGTTCCTGCGAAACGCAACGTTCGAGTCCCCCGGCCGTTGA
- a CDS encoding MucB/RseB C-terminal domain-containing protein: protein MSRTEVVSSGSIALGRKLKPWVVVGIWASGLFAGSGVWSADGPSPNQVPSTAADQGIVKWIDRMHSAPCARPYAGTFVVLAASGAMASSRIWHACDGVQQMERVEALSGTPRTVFRRNDEVRTFWPQTRVVRSDRRDAATLFPRVPLIGGTSISQFYASHALGQERVAGFTADVVWFKPVDSLRFGYRLWSERETGLVIKLQTLDVRGRVLEQAAFSELDLDAPVRVEQLSRLMDETTGYKVVAPVVVKTTAAAEGWALRQPIAGFVPVSCHRRVVSPDDGADGVLQCLFSDGLASVSLFMELFDPRRHSAQTQISSVGATQLLAQRIAPDVWLTAVGEVPLQTLRLFAGQLERTR from the coding sequence ATGAGCCGTACTGAAGTTGTCAGCAGTGGGTCGATCGCGCTCGGTAGAAAATTAAAGCCTTGGGTAGTGGTTGGCATCTGGGCATCGGGGCTTTTCGCAGGTTCTGGCGTCTGGTCCGCCGACGGCCCTTCACCGAATCAAGTGCCGTCGACCGCTGCTGACCAGGGCATCGTCAAATGGATCGATCGCATGCACAGCGCACCCTGTGCGCGTCCCTACGCAGGCACGTTTGTCGTACTTGCCGCCTCGGGCGCAATGGCCAGTTCGCGGATCTGGCATGCCTGTGATGGCGTGCAACAGATGGAACGGGTGGAAGCATTGAGCGGCACGCCCCGCACGGTTTTTCGTCGCAATGACGAAGTTCGCACCTTCTGGCCGCAGACCCGTGTGGTGCGGTCAGACCGCAGAGACGCAGCCACCCTGTTTCCCCGCGTGCCGTTGATTGGCGGAACGTCGATTTCGCAGTTTTATGCCTCCCATGCCTTGGGTCAGGAGCGGGTTGCAGGTTTCACCGCCGATGTGGTCTGGTTCAAGCCGGTGGACTCCCTGCGCTTTGGCTACAGACTGTGGAGCGAGCGGGAGACGGGTCTCGTGATCAAGCTGCAAACCCTGGACGTCCGGGGCCGTGTACTTGAGCAAGCTGCATTCTCCGAGCTCGATTTGGATGCGCCGGTGCGTGTCGAGCAGCTTTCGCGTTTGATGGACGAGACCACGGGGTACAAGGTGGTGGCTCCGGTGGTTGTCAAAACCACTGCCGCGGCGGAAGGCTGGGCATTGAGGCAGCCTATTGCGGGCTTTGTGCCAGTCAGTTGTCATCGCCGTGTGGTGTCACCGGACGATGGCGCAGACGGGGTTTTGCAGTGCCTTTTCTCGGACGGACTCGCATCCGTATCGCTGTTCATGGAGCTGTTTGACCCGCGGCGCCATTCCGCTCAAACGCAGATTTCCAGCGTAGGCGCAACCCAGTTGCTTGCCCAGCGTATTGCGCCAGACGTGTGGCTCACGGCGGTGGGCGAGGTTCCTTTGCAGACCCTTCGATTGTTCGCGGGGCAACTGGAACGCACCCGCTGA
- a CDS encoding Do family serine endopeptidase produces the protein MPKLDGNALRSVAFACMFAGISGAMVMPQVALAQPAAAVRGLPDFTDLVDQVGPSVVNIRTVERVSNRANANGMDEEMLEFFRRFGVPIPNAPRQQRPQRPQDDEQPRGVGSGFILTSDGFVMTNAHVVDGADEVVVTLTDKREFKAKIIGADKRTDVAVVKIEATGLPAIKVGDVSRLRVGEWVMAIGSPFGLENTVTAGIVSAKQRDTGDYLPFIQTDVAINPGNSGGPLINMRGEVVGINSQIYSRSGGFMGISFAIPMDEAIRVSEQLRSSGRVTRGRIGVQIGQVTKDVAESIGLGKAQGALVTGVEAGSPADKAGVEAGDIITRFDGKAIEKVADLPRLVGNTKPGTKSTMTVHRRGSSRDLSITIAEIEPDKPAAKAAASEEKPKASPAAQQMGLAVTELSEAQKKELKLKGGVIVAAATDAAARAGLREGDVILAIANTEVTGVKDFEATLAKADKTKPVNVLYRRGEWAQYALIRPAR, from the coding sequence ATGCCGAAGCTCGATGGAAATGCGCTGCGCTCCGTAGCGTTTGCATGCATGTTTGCCGGGATCTCCGGTGCAATGGTTATGCCGCAGGTTGCGCTGGCCCAGCCTGCAGCGGCCGTGCGCGGTCTGCCTGACTTCACGGATCTGGTGGATCAGGTCGGGCCGTCCGTGGTCAATATCCGGACGGTGGAAAGGGTGTCAAACCGCGCGAACGCCAACGGCATGGATGAAGAAATGCTGGAGTTCTTTCGCCGTTTCGGTGTGCCCATTCCCAACGCTCCGCGGCAGCAACGACCGCAGCGACCACAAGACGACGAGCAACCTCGCGGCGTGGGTTCGGGTTTTATCCTGACCTCTGATGGTTTTGTCATGACGAACGCGCACGTCGTGGACGGCGCGGATGAAGTGGTTGTCACGTTGACCGACAAGCGTGAGTTCAAAGCCAAGATCATTGGCGCAGACAAACGCACGGACGTGGCTGTGGTCAAGATCGAGGCCACCGGGCTGCCTGCCATCAAGGTCGGGGATGTGAGCCGCCTTCGCGTGGGCGAATGGGTGATGGCCATCGGATCGCCGTTTGGACTTGAGAACACTGTGACGGCAGGCATTGTCAGTGCCAAGCAGCGCGATACCGGCGACTACCTTCCGTTCATCCAGACCGACGTCGCGATCAACCCTGGCAACTCGGGTGGGCCGCTCATCAACATGCGTGGCGAAGTGGTCGGGATCAACAGCCAGATCTATTCGCGCTCCGGAGGGTTCATGGGCATCTCGTTTGCCATACCCATGGACGAAGCCATTCGCGTGAGTGAGCAGTTGCGCTCCTCTGGCCGCGTGACGCGAGGACGAATCGGCGTGCAGATCGGACAGGTCACGAAAGATGTCGCCGAATCGATCGGGCTGGGCAAGGCGCAGGGCGCCCTGGTAACGGGTGTGGAGGCGGGCTCGCCGGCCGACAAGGCCGGTGTGGAGGCGGGCGACATCATCACCCGTTTTGACGGCAAGGCGATCGAGAAGGTCGCGGATCTTCCCCGCCTTGTGGGAAATACCAAGCCGGGAACCAAGAGCACGATGACCGTTCATCGCCGAGGTTCCTCGCGGGATCTGAGCATCACCATTGCCGAGATTGAACCCGACAAGCCGGCAGCCAAGGCAGCCGCGAGCGAAGAGAAACCCAAGGCCTCACCGGCCGCCCAGCAAATGGGGTTGGCCGTGACGGAGCTTTCAGAGGCTCAGAAGAAGGAACTCAAGCTCAAGGGCGGAGTGATCGTGGCGGCTGCTACGGACGCAGCAGCGCGCGCCGGACTGCGGGAAGGGGATGTCATCCTTGCAATCGCCAATACCGAAGTGACGGGTGTGAAGGACTTTGAAGCCACGCTGGCCAAGGCGGATAAGACGAAACCAGTCAACGTGTTGTACCGTCGCGGCGAATGGGCGCAATACGCCTTGATTCGTCCGGCCCGCTGA
- the lepA gene encoding translation elongation factor 4: MNHIRNFSIIAHIDHGKSTLADRLIQRCGGLADREMEAQVLDSMDIEKERGITIKAQTAALQYKAQDGQVYNLNLIDTPGHVDFSYEVSRSLSACEGALLVVDASQGVEAQTVANCYTALDLGVEVVPVLNKMDLPNADPDNAKAEIEDVIGIDATDAIPCSAKTGMGIDEILEAIVAKVPAPRGNAQGPLRAMIIDSWFDSYVGVVMLVRVVDGRLLKGERIKMMASGAVYNADNLGVFTPANEPRNSLDAGQVGYIIAGIKELQAAKVGDTITLEKKLPNNAGPAAEALPGFKEIQPQVFAGLYPTEASEYDSLRDALEKLKLNDASLHYEPEVSQALGFGFRCGFLGLLHMEIVQERLEREFDQDLITTAPSVVYQVVKADGEVIMVENPSKMPDQGRLEEIREPIVTVHLYMPQDYVGPVMTLANQKRGVQMNMAYHGRQVMLTYEMPLGEIVLDFFDKLKSVSRGYASMDYEFKEYRASDVVKVDILLNGEKVDALSIIVHRSQSQYRGRAVVAKMREIISRQMYDVAIQAAIGANIIARETIKALRKNVLAKCYGGDVSRKRKLLEKQKAGKKRMKQIGSVEVPQEAFLAILQVED; the protein is encoded by the coding sequence ATGAACCACATCAGAAATTTTTCCATCATTGCGCACATCGACCACGGCAAGTCGACGCTTGCCGATCGCTTGATCCAGCGCTGCGGAGGCCTTGCGGACCGTGAGATGGAGGCCCAGGTTCTGGACTCGATGGATATCGAAAAAGAGCGTGGGATAACCATCAAGGCGCAGACCGCAGCGCTGCAATACAAGGCGCAGGACGGACAGGTCTACAACCTCAATCTGATCGACACGCCTGGGCATGTGGACTTCTCGTATGAAGTGAGTCGCTCGCTGTCTGCCTGCGAGGGTGCATTGCTCGTGGTCGATGCTTCGCAGGGAGTGGAGGCTCAGACCGTTGCGAACTGCTACACCGCATTGGATCTGGGTGTCGAGGTGGTGCCGGTACTCAACAAGATGGACCTGCCCAACGCCGATCCGGACAATGCAAAAGCCGAGATCGAAGATGTGATCGGCATAGACGCAACCGACGCCATTCCATGCTCGGCCAAAACGGGCATGGGTATTGACGAGATCCTGGAAGCCATCGTGGCCAAGGTGCCTGCGCCGCGTGGCAATGCCCAGGGTCCGCTGCGCGCGATGATCATCGACAGCTGGTTCGACAGCTACGTGGGCGTGGTGATGCTGGTGCGCGTGGTCGACGGCCGCTTGCTCAAGGGTGAGCGCATCAAGATGATGGCCAGTGGTGCGGTGTATAACGCCGACAACCTGGGCGTGTTCACGCCCGCCAACGAGCCGCGCAACTCGCTGGATGCGGGGCAGGTGGGCTACATCATTGCCGGCATCAAGGAGCTGCAGGCGGCCAAGGTGGGCGACACCATCACGCTCGAAAAGAAATTGCCCAACAATGCGGGCCCGGCCGCTGAGGCGTTGCCCGGTTTCAAGGAAATCCAGCCGCAGGTGTTTGCCGGGCTGTACCCCACCGAGGCCAGCGAGTACGACTCGCTGCGCGATGCGCTCGAGAAGCTCAAGCTCAACGATGCATCACTGCACTACGAACCCGAAGTCAGCCAGGCACTGGGATTCGGATTCCGTTGCGGGTTCCTGGGTCTCCTGCACATGGAGATCGTGCAGGAGCGTCTGGAGCGTGAGTTTGACCAGGACCTCATCACGACGGCGCCGAGCGTGGTGTACCAGGTGGTCAAGGCCGATGGCGAGGTGATCATGGTCGAGAACCCTTCCAAGATGCCCGACCAGGGACGTCTGGAGGAAATCCGCGAGCCCATCGTCACGGTGCATCTGTACATGCCACAGGACTATGTGGGCCCGGTGATGACGCTGGCCAACCAGAAGCGCGGCGTGCAGATGAACATGGCATACCACGGCCGCCAGGTGATGTTGACCTATGAAATGCCGCTCGGCGAAATCGTGCTCGACTTTTTCGACAAGCTCAAGTCGGTGTCGCGCGGGTATGCCTCCATGGACTACGAGTTCAAGGAGTACCGGGCCTCCGACGTGGTGAAGGTTGATATCCTGCTCAACGGCGAAAAGGTGGATGCGCTGTCCATCATCGTGCACCGCTCGCAGTCGCAGTACCGCGGCCGTGCCGTGGTGGCCAAGATGCGCGAAATCATCAGCCGCCAGATGTATGACGTGGCCATCCAGGCCGCCATTGGCGCCAACATCATTGCGCGCGAAACCATCAAGGCCTTGCGCAAGAACGTGCTGGCAAAATGCTACGGCGGTGACGTCAGCCGCAAACGCAAGCTCCTCGAAAAGCAGAAAGCAGGCAAGAAGCGCATGAAACAGATCGGATCGGTGGAGGTGCCCCAAGAGGCATTCCTGGCCATTTTGCAGGTGGAAGACTGA
- the lepB gene encoding signal peptidase I, whose translation MLQFMQIVTALLLAAFGGYVGAWYFGALEGNFALLLFLATVVTGAYWLAERLYFLPRRRRAAQAVEDAAAQRRAELDRMGIQKVDVDVQEAKSRLLMQPWWLDWTAGLFPVIAAVFLLRSFLFEPFKIPSGSMIPTLLVGDLILVNKFTYGVRLPVIHTKITEGTPPARGDVMVFRYPPQPSLDYIKRVVGVPGDEVAYLNKRLTVNGQPVDTKALPDFFEEDSMRYFKQFEEQLGAQPHRLLNNADVPAFVQGASNFAYRENCRYSVEGVVCKVPEGHYFMMGDNRDNSLDSRYWGFVPERNIVGKAFFVWMNFGNLKRIGSFH comes from the coding sequence ATGCTCCAGTTCATGCAGATCGTTACCGCATTGCTGCTGGCCGCCTTCGGGGGCTATGTGGGTGCCTGGTACTTCGGCGCGCTGGAAGGCAACTTCGCCTTGCTGCTGTTTCTTGCCACCGTCGTGACGGGTGCGTACTGGCTGGCCGAGCGCCTGTACTTTCTGCCCAGGCGGCGCCGCGCTGCTCAGGCCGTCGAAGATGCCGCAGCCCAGCGACGCGCTGAGCTGGACCGCATGGGCATCCAGAAGGTGGATGTGGATGTCCAGGAGGCCAAGAGTCGCCTGCTCATGCAGCCATGGTGGCTGGACTGGACGGCGGGGCTCTTTCCCGTCATTGCCGCGGTGTTCCTGCTGCGGTCGTTCCTGTTCGAGCCCTTCAAGATTCCTTCGGGCTCCATGATTCCGACGCTGCTCGTGGGCGACCTGATTCTTGTGAACAAGTTCACCTACGGGGTGCGTCTGCCGGTGATCCACACCAAGATCACCGAGGGTACGCCGCCGGCACGCGGCGATGTCATGGTGTTCCGCTACCCGCCGCAGCCGAGCCTGGACTACATCAAGCGGGTGGTTGGCGTGCCTGGCGACGAGGTGGCCTATCTCAACAAGCGGTTGACCGTCAACGGACAACCTGTAGATACCAAGGCGCTGCCGGACTTTTTTGAAGAAGACTCGATGCGCTACTTCAAGCAGTTTGAAGAGCAACTGGGAGCCCAGCCCCACCGGCTGCTGAACAACGCCGACGTACCGGCCTTTGTGCAGGGCGCGAGCAATTTTGCCTATCGTGAGAACTGCCGCTACAGTGTCGAGGGCGTGGTGTGCAAGGTGCCGGAAGGCCACTATTTCATGATGGGTGACAACCGGGACAACTCGCTCGATTCGCGCTATTGGGGGTTCGTCCCGGAGCGCAATATCGTGGGGAAGGCCTTTTTTGTCTGGATGAATTTCGGTAATCTCAAGCGCATCGGCTCATTTCATTGA
- a CDS encoding DUF4845 domain-containing protein, whose protein sequence is MRIQRSAARGRQRGLSFIGVIFIGLLAVAAFAIGGQSVPIFLEYQAINKAAAKAAKEGSTVADVRASFDRAAAIDTINSIQGKDLEVSKRGDKVVVSFKYSREIALAGPAYLVYRFEGQTN, encoded by the coding sequence ATGCGTATTCAACGTTCTGCTGCACGCGGTCGCCAGCGTGGCCTGTCTTTCATTGGTGTGATCTTCATCGGCTTGCTGGCCGTGGCTGCCTTTGCCATCGGTGGCCAGTCCGTGCCGATCTTTCTGGAGTACCAGGCGATCAACAAGGCTGCTGCCAAGGCCGCCAAGGAAGGCAGCACCGTCGCGGACGTGCGCGCCTCTTTTGACCGGGCTGCCGCCATCGACACCATCAACTCCATCCAGGGCAAGGACCTGGAGGTGAGCAAGCGCGGAGACAAGGTGGTGGTGTCCTTCAAGTACTCCCGTGAAATCGCTCTGGCGGGCCCTGCCTACCTGGTGTACCGATTTGAAGGACAGACCAACTAG
- the rnc gene encoding ribonuclease III encodes MQPGLQALQSRLQHVFSDPSLLQRATTHRSFSADHNERLEFLGDSVLNLAVASLLYRQLSALPEGDLSRVRANLVKQDTLHQLALGLKISEVLRLGEGESRSGGQQRPSILADALEALIGAVYLDAGYPSAEALVHRLFQAVEINPQMQAASKDAKTALQEWLQGRKMKLPQYKVVATVGAAHRQTFDVECDIPELGLTERGIGGSRRAGEQAAAAAMLATLKAKKL; translated from the coding sequence GTGCAACCCGGCCTTCAAGCGCTGCAGAGCCGTCTGCAGCATGTTTTTTCCGATCCCTCCCTTTTACAGCGCGCCACCACGCACCGCAGTTTCTCGGCCGACCACAATGAGCGGCTGGAGTTTCTGGGGGATTCCGTGCTGAACCTGGCCGTTGCGAGCCTGCTGTACCGGCAGCTGTCGGCCCTGCCGGAGGGAGATCTCTCCCGCGTGCGGGCCAACCTTGTCAAGCAGGACACCTTGCACCAGCTGGCGCTGGGTCTCAAGATCTCCGAAGTGCTTCGCCTGGGTGAAGGCGAGTCCAGATCCGGGGGGCAGCAGCGCCCCTCCATCCTGGCGGACGCGCTGGAGGCCCTGATCGGCGCGGTGTACCTCGATGCGGGATACCCGAGTGCCGAAGCCCTGGTGCACCGCCTTTTCCAGGCCGTGGAGATCAACCCGCAGATGCAGGCGGCGTCCAAAGACGCCAAGACGGCATTGCAGGAGTGGCTTCAGGGCCGCAAAATGAAGCTGCCGCAGTACAAGGTGGTGGCCACTGTGGGTGCTGCGCACCGCCAGACCTTCGACGTCGAGTGCGATATTCCTGAACTGGGCCTGACCGAACGCGGCATCGGCGGCTCCCGCCGGGCGGGCGAGCAGGCGGCGGCTGCGGCCATGCTGGCCACATTGAAAGCAAAGAAATTATGA
- the era gene encoding GTPase Era produces the protein MNDATKDVAGDAHPVSPKVQNDLDAMLAAAGAPAAVPGQRCGVIAIVGKPNVGKSTLLNALVGQKISITSRKAQTTRHRITGIRTREQTQFIFVDTPGFQTRHATALNKSLNKTVMGAIGDVDLILFVVEAGNFTLADAKVLSLFKPGIPTLLVANKLDMVHRRAELAPWLKSMQERHPFAEFVPMSAKNKGDIERLFGICAKYLPEQAWWYGEDELTDRSEKFLASETVREKLFRFTGDELPYTSTVVIDKFDEKASKQHKRLVKIAATIVVERDNHKMMVIGDKGERLKRIGTEARQELEKLMDAKVFLELWVKVRSGWADDEARVRSFGYE, from the coding sequence ATGAATGATGCTACCAAAGATGTAGCTGGTGACGCCCATCCGGTAAGCCCTAAGGTCCAAAATGACCTCGATGCCATGCTGGCTGCGGCCGGCGCTCCGGCGGCGGTGCCCGGCCAGCGCTGTGGCGTGATTGCCATCGTGGGCAAGCCCAACGTGGGCAAGTCCACCCTGCTCAACGCGCTGGTGGGCCAGAAGATCAGCATCACCTCGCGCAAGGCGCAGACCACGCGGCACCGCATCACGGGCATCCGCACGCGCGAGCAGACGCAGTTCATTTTTGTTGACACCCCCGGGTTCCAGACCCGCCACGCCACCGCGCTCAACAAGTCGCTGAACAAGACCGTGATGGGCGCCATCGGCGATGTGGACCTGATTCTCTTCGTCGTCGAGGCCGGCAACTTCACGCTGGCCGATGCCAAGGTGCTGTCGCTGTTCAAGCCCGGCATTCCCACGCTGCTGGTGGCCAACAAGCTGGACATGGTGCACCGCCGTGCCGAGCTGGCTCCCTGGCTCAAGAGCATGCAGGAGCGCCACCCGTTTGCCGAGTTTGTGCCCATGTCCGCCAAGAACAAGGGCGACATCGAGCGCCTTTTCGGCATCTGCGCCAAATACCTGCCCGAGCAGGCTTGGTGGTACGGCGAGGACGAGCTCACCGACCGCAGTGAGAAATTCCTCGCGTCCGAGACGGTGCGCGAGAAGCTGTTCCGCTTCACGGGCGACGAGCTGCCCTACACATCCACCGTGGTGATTGACAAGTTCGATGAAAAGGCCAGCAAGCAGCACAAGCGCTTGGTCAAGATCGCCGCGACCATCGTGGTCGAGCGTGACAACCACAAGATGATGGTGATCGGCGACAAGGGCGAGCGCTTGAAGCGCATCGGCACCGAGGCCCGCCAGGAGCTGGAAAAACTCATGGACGCCAAGGTGTTCCTCGAACTCTGGGTCAAGGTGCGCTCTGGCTGGGCCGACGACGAAGCGCGTGTGCGTTCGTTCGGTTACGAATAA
- the recO gene encoding DNA repair protein RecO: MAVAKRISDEPAFVLHSYDWSESSLILEVFCRRQGRVALVAKGAKKPSSNFRPVLLPLQPLLVTYTLTGDGSADIHTLKGAEWVGGHVMPTGDALLSGMYLNELLLRLLARADPHAALFDAYAGVVRVLASEHGDALEPVLRSFELLLLREIGLLPGLDAQTMTLEPLGASVRYTLVPEGGLRAASPADRAGLLGSQWQALQRALDDAASYTATLRACAPVAAELKPQLRTLLQYHCGSPTLRTRQLMIDLQAL; this comes from the coding sequence ATGGCTGTCGCCAAGCGCATCTCCGATGAACCCGCCTTCGTGCTGCACAGCTACGACTGGAGCGAGTCCAGCCTGATTCTGGAAGTCTTCTGCCGCCGCCAGGGGCGCGTGGCCTTGGTGGCCAAGGGCGCGAAGAAGCCCAGCTCCAATTTCCGCCCCGTGTTGCTGCCGCTGCAGCCCCTGCTGGTGACCTATACGCTCACGGGCGACGGCAGCGCAGACATTCACACCCTCAAGGGCGCCGAATGGGTGGGCGGCCATGTGATGCCCACGGGCGACGCCCTGCTGTCGGGCATGTACCTCAACGAGCTGCTGCTGCGCCTGCTGGCCCGCGCCGATCCGCACGCGGCCTTGTTCGATGCCTATGCCGGCGTGGTGCGCGTGCTGGCCAGCGAACACGGCGATGCGCTGGAGCCCGTGCTGCGCAGCTTCGAGCTGCTGCTGCTGCGCGAAATCGGCCTGCTTCCGGGCCTGGATGCACAGACCATGACCCTGGAGCCCCTGGGAGCAAGCGTGCGCTACACCCTGGTGCCCGAAGGCGGCCTGCGCGCCGCATCCCCGGCCGACCGCGCGGGCCTGCTCGGCAGCCAGTGGCAGGCGCTGCAGCGCGCGCTGGACGACGCGGCCAGCTACACCGCCACCTTGCGCGCGTGTGCGCCGGTGGCGGCCGAACTCAAACCCCAGCTGCGCACCCTGCTGCAATACCATTGCGGCAGCCCCACGCTGCGCACCCGCCAGCTCATGATCGATCTGCAGGCCCTATGA